The Panicum virgatum strain AP13 chromosome 5K, P.virgatum_v5, whole genome shotgun sequence genome has a window encoding:
- the LOC120710090 gene encoding eukaryotic translation initiation factor 3 subunit D-like gives MGFDVGFVPYNPDGWGPPEAAAAPSSLGGGSASVPFAPFSRSDKLGRIADWTRNPPGQGAFAAARDTVFDFAGLEDSVGLASADDASFRLVDGKPPPRHPRFGPRWRFQQRPQLPQRRDEEVEARRREAEKERARRDRHWQQNRRTHHQFNRGGPSSSAKPSVDIQPEWSVKEQIPFSSFSKLSFAVADQPEDLLVCGAVEFYDRAFDRVTPRAERRLERFKSRNFFKVTTTDDPVIRRLAENDTATVFATDTILAALMCAPRSVQSWDIVIQRVGNKLFFDKRDGSQLDLLTVNETAQEPLPEAKEDINSAHSLAVEATYINQNFSQQVLLRNGEKVTFDEPNPFATEGEEAASVAYRYRRWKLDDETSLVARCEVHAVNVDPRGERQFLTLNALNEFDPKVTGVDWRKKLETQRGAALATELKNNANKLARWTAQALLAGADMMKLGYVSRLHPRDHYNHSILSVIGYKPRDFAAQINLNTANMWGIVKSIVDVCMKLGEGKYVLVKDPVKPQVRLYEVPNDAFENDYVEEPLPEEEQVRPFSEDVDATAQEMDAAAEAEATGTTAGADGDAEKSGEAAAA, from the coding sequence ATGGGCTTCGACGTGGGCTTCGTCCCCTACAATCCCGATGGGTGGGGCCCGcctgaggccgccgccgcgccgtcctccCTGGGCGGTGGCTCCGCGTCCGTCCCCTTCGCCCCTTTCTCCCGCTCCGACAAGCTGGGCCGCATCGCCGACTGGACCCGCAACCCGCCGGGCCAGGGTGcgttcgccgccgctcgcgacACCGTCTTCGACTTCGCGGGGCTCGAGGACTCCGTCGGGCTCGCGTCCGCGGACGACGCATCCTTCCGCCTCGTCGacgggaagccgccgccgcggcacccgCGGTTCGGGCCCCGCTGGCGCTTCCAGCAGCGCCCCCAGCTCCCGCAGCGCCGCGACGAGGAGGTCGAGGCCCGGCGCCGCGAGGCCGAGAAGGAGCGCGCCCGCCGCGACCGCCACTGGCAGCAGAACCGCCGCACGCACCACCAGTTCAACCGCGGCGGGCCCTCCTCGTCCGCCAAGCCGTCCGTCGACATCCAGCCCGAGTGGTCGGTGAAGGAGCAGATCCCCTTCTCGTCCTTCTCCAAGCTCTCCTTCGCTGTAGCCGACCAGCCTGAGGATCTCCTGGTCTGCGGCGCCGTCGAGTTCTACGATCGCGCCTTTGACCGCGTCACCCCCAGGGCGGAGCGCCGCTTGGAGCGCTTCAAGTCGCGCAACTTCTTCAAGGTCACCACCACTGACGACCCCGTCATCCGCCGCCTTGCAGAGAATGACACGGCCACGGTCTTTGCCACTGACACCATCCTGGCAGCGCTCATGTGTGCGCCCCGCAGTGTCCAGTCCTGGGACATTGTCATTCAGCGCGTGGGCAACAAACTGTTCTTTGACAAGCGTGATGGTTCTCAGCTTGATCTGCTCACCGTCAATGAAACCGCCCAGGAGCCACTCCCTGAGGCCAAGGAAGACATCAACTCTGCACATTCGCTCGCAGTTGAGGCCACATACATCAACCAGAACTTCTCGCAGCAGGTGCTGCTCCGCAATGGTGAGAAGGTCACTTTCGATGAGCCTAACCCGTTTGCCACTGAAGGGGAGGAAGCTGCTTCTGTTGCTTATCGCTACCGCCGCTGGAAGCTTGATGACGAGACCAGTTTGGTTGCTCGCTGTGAGGTTCACGCTGTGAATGTTGATCCACGTGGTGAGCGCCAGTTCCTTACACTCAATGCTTTGAATGAGTTTGATCCCAAGGTTACTGGTGTTGACTGGAGAAAGAAGCTTGAGACCCAGAGGGGAGCTGCGCTTGCTACTGAGCTCAAGAACAATGCCAACAAGCTTGCGCGCTGGACTGCCCAGGCATTGCTTGCCGGTGCAGATATGATGAAGTTGGGTTATGTGTCACGTCTGCACCCCCGCGATCACTACAACCATTCCATACTCAGTGTGATTGGGTACAAGCCAAGGGATTTTGCTGCACAGATCAATCTCAACACCGCAAATATGTGGGGAATTGTGAAGTCGATTGTGGATGTCTGCATGAAGCTTGGAGAGGGCAAGTATGTGCTTGTTAAGGACCCAGTGAAGCCTCAGGTCCGGCTTTATGAAGTGCCAAATGACGCTTTTGAGAATGACTATGTCGAGGAGCCACTGCCTGAGGAGGAGCAAGTGCGTCCGTTTTCCGAAGATGTTGATGCTACCGCGCAGGAAATGGATGCTGCTGCAGAGGCGGAGGCTACTGGTACAACTGCGGGTGCAGATGGAGATGCTGAGAAGAGCGGTGAAGCGGCTGCTGCGTGA
- the LOC120710087 gene encoding probable receptor-like protein kinase At2g42960: MSISAALSGTTTVFQLRVWELIAIGVGIFMAILLAIAMCLSLRKKKKTMKGFDNTSLAEIPIVSKEINVDRVDAQTLNEAPFMPVHDKYTQMKGAGQLGESRSVDVDTFSQCSSVYNIEKAGSSYSEDYSYNSSGPARKGSSPYAYSASPLVGLPELSHLGWGHWFTLRDLECATNRFAKSNVLGEGGYGVVYKGRLVNGTDIAVKKILNNVGQAEKEFRVEVEAIGHVRHKNLVRLLGYCVEGIHRMLVYEYVNNGNLEQWLHGVNQRGVLSWENRMKILLGTAKALAYLHEAIDPKVVHRDIKSSNILIDNEFNSKVSDFGLAKLLNSDKSHINTRVMGTYGYVAPEYANSGMLNEKSDIYSFGVVLLECVTARDPVDYAKPADEVNLIEWLKMMVTNKRAEEVVDPNLEDKPPKRALKRAILVGFKCVDPDADKRPKMSHVVQMLEAIQNAYHQDQRKLSQVGSMDIESQQSLEETSNSADA, encoded by the exons ATGTCTATCAGCGCGGCACTCTCAGGAACCACCACCGTGTTTCAGTTGAGAGTATGGGAATTGATTGCCATTGGTGTTGGGATATTCATGGCAATTCTGTTGGCCATCGCGATGTGCCTTTCGCTCcgaaagaaaaagaagacaaTGAAAGGGTTTGACAACACTTCGCTGGCTGAGATCCCTATCGTGTCAAAGGAAATCAATGTTGACAGAGTTGATGCGCAGACACTAAATGAAGCGCCCTTCATGCCGGTGCATGATAAATATACGCAGATGAAGGGTGCAGGGCAGTTGGGAGAGAGTAGATCTGTCGATGTTGATACTTTCAGCCAGTGCAGCTCCGTCTACAACATAGAGAAGGCTGGGAGTTCGTACTCTGAAGATTACAGTTACAACAGCTCTGGACCCGCTAGGAAAGGCAGTTCACCATATGCATATTCAGCATCGCCATTGGTTGGCTTGCCTGAGTTATCACACTTGGGCTGGGGCCACTGGTTTACCTTGAGGGACCTGGAGTGCGCGACGAATCGGTTTGCAAAGAGTAATGTCCTTGGAGAAGGTGGGTATGGGGTTGTCTACAAGGGCCGGCTGGTGAACGGTACTGATATTGCTGTGAAGAAGATCCTTAATAATGT GGGTCAAGCAGAGAAGGAATTTAGAGTTGAAGTTGAAGCCATCGGTCATGTTCGGCATAAGAATCTGGTGCGGCTTCTTGGATACTGTGTGGAAGGGATACACAG GATGCTTGTCTATGAGTATGTTAACAATGGCAACCTAGAACAATGGCTTCATGGCGTGAATCAACGTGGTGTCCTTAGTTGGGAAAACCGCATGAAGATTCTCCTTGGCACTGCAAAAGC TCTCGCTTACCTTCATGAGGCCATAGACCCCAAAGTTGTACACCGAGATATCAAGTCAAGTAATATCTTAATCGACAATGAATTCAATAGCAAGGTTTCTGATTTTGGGTTGGCCAAACTTCTGAATTCTGACAAAAGCCATATCAATACAAGAGTGATGGGAACATATGG GTACGTAGCACCCGAATATGCAAATAGTGGGATGTTAAACGAAAAGAGCGATATTTACAGTTTTGGAGTGGTGTTGTTAGAATGTGTGACAGCTAGGGATCCAGTTGATTATGCTAAGCCTGCAGATGAG GTGAATCTCATAGAGTGGCTTAAAATGATGGTTACCAATAAGAGGGCAGAGGAGGTAGTGGATCCAAACCTTGAGGATAAGCCACCAAAACGTGCCCTTAAGCGAGCAATATTGGTTGGCTTCAAGTGTGTTGATCCTGATGCTGACAAGAGGCCAAAGATGAGTCATGTTGTCCAAATGCTTGAAGCAATTCAAAATGCATATCATCAA GATCAAAGAAAGCTCAGCCAGGTGGGAAGCATGGATATTGAATCCCAGCAGTCACTAGAGGAGACTTCAAACAGCGCTGATGCCTGA